From a single Lentisphaera profundi genomic region:
- a CDS encoding arylsulfatase, translated as MIYTRIMALLLIVTTVSATELDTSKSPNILLVLVDDMGYSDLGCYGGEINTPTIDSLASKGLRYSQFYNSARCTPTRAAILSGYYAQQINRDSVLDLKGKGVRPKWARLLPKYLKPAGYRSYHSGKWHIDGKPMGNGFDRSLYIDNHGEFSPKVLLKNGKRIEPKDGFYATIAVADHAIEVLKEHQAHHADKPFFSYVAFTAPHFPLQALPEDIARVGDRYKVGWDVIRNQRWEGLQKRGLIKGSLSKVEYNQGPPLDFSEQLKVLGEGEVTRPIPWNDLTEKQKEFQQVKMTIHAAMIERIDIELARIIKQVKAMNSFEDTVIFFLSDNGASAEMMVRGNGHDPEAAPGSAGSYLCLGPAWSTVANTPFRKHKIWAHEGGSCTPFIVHWPKHISQSGAIRETSGHVIDLVPTILDLAGLKMAKQRVPFPGKSLLPSFRKDTEDDRVLWWSHRGNHAVRNGNWKLVKSKDGSWELYDLKEDRAETNDLAAQYPEKVKALTKQWEAQVEQIRQIKKLK; from the coding sequence ATGATATATACAAGAATAATGGCTTTGCTTTTGATCGTGACGACCGTATCGGCGACCGAACTTGATACAAGTAAATCGCCCAATATTCTTCTCGTTCTGGTCGATGATATGGGGTATTCCGACCTAGGATGTTACGGTGGAGAGATCAATACACCGACTATTGATAGTTTAGCGTCAAAGGGTTTGCGCTACTCGCAGTTCTATAACAGTGCTCGTTGCACGCCAACACGAGCAGCGATTCTGTCAGGTTATTACGCTCAGCAAATCAACCGCGATTCCGTTCTTGACTTAAAGGGAAAAGGTGTGCGCCCAAAGTGGGCGCGCTTGTTGCCGAAATATCTGAAACCTGCCGGATACCGCTCCTATCACTCCGGCAAGTGGCACATTGATGGCAAGCCAATGGGGAATGGATTCGATCGTTCGTTATATATTGATAATCATGGTGAATTCAGTCCCAAGGTGCTTTTAAAAAACGGCAAAAGAATAGAACCCAAGGATGGATTTTATGCAACGATCGCGGTGGCGGATCATGCAATAGAAGTGCTCAAGGAGCATCAGGCCCATCATGCGGACAAACCTTTCTTTTCCTATGTTGCATTTACCGCCCCCCATTTCCCCTTGCAAGCCTTGCCTGAGGATATTGCACGGGTAGGGGACCGCTACAAAGTCGGGTGGGATGTCATTCGCAATCAGCGCTGGGAAGGTTTGCAGAAACGGGGATTGATCAAGGGATCGCTCTCGAAGGTGGAGTACAATCAAGGCCCTCCGCTCGATTTTTCTGAACAGCTCAAAGTCCTTGGTGAGGGCGAGGTAACTCGTCCCATTCCTTGGAATGATCTCACTGAGAAACAGAAAGAGTTCCAGCAAGTCAAGATGACGATTCATGCCGCAATGATCGAACGGATCGACATCGAACTTGCCCGCATTATCAAACAAGTCAAAGCAATGAATTCCTTTGAGGATACCGTGATATTCTTTTTGTCCGATAATGGTGCCAGTGCGGAAATGATGGTGCGTGGTAATGGCCATGACCCTGAAGCTGCACCAGGTTCGGCAGGCAGTTATTTATGCCTGGGGCCGGCTTGGTCGACGGTAGCCAACACGCCATTTAGAAAGCATAAAATCTGGGCACATGAAGGCGGTAGCTGTACCCCCTTTATTGTTCACTGGCCAAAACATATTTCGCAATCTGGAGCGATCCGGGAAACAAGCGGGCATGTAATTGACCTGGTTCCCACCATTCTCGATTTAGCCGGCCTAAAGATGGCAAAGCAACGGGTCCCATTCCCGGGCAAAAGCCTGCTCCCCTCATTTCGGAAGGACACGGAGGACGATCGAGTGCTCTGGTGGTCCCACCGAGGGAATCACGCCGTCAGAAATGGAAACTGGAAGCTGGTCAAAAGCAAAGATGGCTCTTGGGAACTTTATGATCTAAAAGAAGACCGCGCAGAAACGAATGACCTAGCCGCTCAATATCCAGAAAAAGTCAAAGCGCTCACGAAGCAATGGGAAGCCCAAGTTGAGCAGATTCGGCAAATAAAGAAGCTGAAGTAA
- a CDS encoding sulfatase, with protein MKKIFLMGLLTAACCFADRPSKPNVILLLTDDLGWQDVKCYDIDAPSPMETPNIDELAKKGVQFWQGYSPAPSCAPSRAAILSGTHPARAQQTHVSGGTPPAPYRKTLHRMMPPWYRASMPIETFTLAQALRDNGYITGHSGKWHLSKVYGGYPQPQDHGFDWSRNNHGILTAMKPHRLSGFATNQADDPYRLDEKGFCTDQNSEDALTFVRENKDKAFFLYYATFLVHTPVQTRSERLLKKYCDKLGVKLPKNPKEWKGEGQTNPFYCAMVEELDYYVGELFDYLDTTEDPRWPGHKLSENTYIIFTSDNGGMEKIPGEIITDNYPLHRGKISAMEGGVRVPLIITGPGITAGQQSDVMINGLDFYPTILSWTGTQKPKDKTLDGCDISKLLVKNPADPALIREQDGSVRDTMLWHFPNSVALESTIRIGDYKLIRNYDHVNNINAPELELYRLYETREGKQVRDDIEESKNLVNSMAEKAQSMNQKLTEALTGMKASYPYYNPHYKNPLPGKEKVPVVLSHKQQGSVVECRYRENGGKVIRANLLYTLNGGEPAEEWFRMPAEVMPGMKVRASLPKGTSHYLINLIDENNFLVSYPDMDKPTPNKPASAKALSAVR; from the coding sequence ATGAAAAAAATATTCCTAATGGGATTGCTGACGGCAGCTTGCTGTTTTGCAGACCGCCCAAGCAAACCTAATGTAATCCTGCTCTTGACTGATGACCTCGGCTGGCAAGATGTAAAATGCTACGATATTGATGCACCATCTCCGATGGAGACACCCAATATTGATGAGCTGGCGAAAAAGGGTGTGCAGTTCTGGCAAGGCTATTCACCCGCACCGAGCTGTGCGCCGTCGCGAGCTGCGATCCTGAGCGGAACCCACCCCGCTCGAGCCCAACAAACACATGTCTCCGGAGGCACCCCTCCAGCACCATATCGCAAGACGCTGCACCGTATGATGCCACCCTGGTATAGAGCAAGTATGCCCATAGAAACCTTCACACTTGCCCAAGCACTACGAGACAATGGCTACATCACCGGACATAGTGGCAAGTGGCATTTATCTAAAGTTTATGGTGGCTATCCGCAACCGCAGGATCATGGCTTTGATTGGAGCCGTAATAACCATGGCATTCTCACTGCAATGAAACCTCATCGCTTAAGCGGATTTGCCACAAATCAGGCCGACGACCCCTATCGCCTCGACGAAAAGGGCTTCTGTACTGACCAAAATAGTGAAGACGCCCTCACTTTTGTTCGCGAAAACAAAGACAAAGCCTTCTTCCTCTATTACGCCACCTTTCTCGTTCATACCCCGGTTCAAACACGCAGTGAACGACTGCTGAAAAAATATTGCGATAAATTGGGAGTAAAACTCCCTAAAAACCCGAAGGAGTGGAAGGGAGAGGGACAAACAAACCCATTTTACTGTGCCATGGTTGAGGAACTCGACTATTATGTAGGCGAGCTCTTCGATTACCTCGATACCACCGAGGATCCGCGCTGGCCGGGGCATAAACTCAGCGAAAACACCTATATCATTTTTACCTCCGATAATGGCGGCATGGAAAAAATCCCTGGCGAGATCATTACCGATAACTACCCCCTGCATCGCGGCAAAATTTCGGCCATGGAGGGCGGCGTCCGTGTCCCCCTCATTATCACCGGTCCGGGAATTACAGCCGGTCAGCAATCAGACGTCATGATTAATGGCCTCGATTTTTATCCCACGATTCTTTCTTGGACGGGAACTCAAAAACCCAAAGATAAAACCTTGGATGGTTGCGATATTTCCAAGCTACTCGTAAAAAACCCAGCTGACCCAGCACTTATACGAGAGCAAGATGGCTCGGTTCGCGACACCATGCTCTGGCACTTTCCCAACAGTGTGGCCTTGGAAAGTACAATCCGCATCGGCGATTATAAACTGATCCGTAATTATGATCACGTCAATAATATAAATGCGCCCGAGTTAGAGCTCTATCGTTTATACGAAACTCGCGAGGGCAAACAAGTCCGCGATGACATCGAAGAATCAAAAAACCTCGTAAACAGCATGGCGGAAAAAGCCCAATCAATGAATCAAAAACTCACAGAAGCTCTAACAGGCATGAAGGCTAGCTATCCCTATTACAACCCCCATTACAAAAACCCACTTCCGGGCAAAGAGAAAGTGCCTGTGGTGCTATCCCACAAGCAGCAAGGCTCGGTGGTGGAATGTCGCTATCGGGAGAATGGAGGCAAAGTGATACGAGCCAATCTGCTGTATACCCTGAATGGTGGCGAGCCTGCAGAAGAATGGTTCCGGATGCCAGCCGAGGTGATGCCCGGGATGAAGGTGAGGGCCTCACTGCCTAAAGGGACGAGTCATTATCTTATCAACCTCATTGATGAAAACAATTTCCTCGTCAGCTATCCTGATATGGATAAGCCTACACCTAACAAGCCGGCTTCAGCTAAAGCGCTTAGCGCCGTAAGATGA
- a CDS encoding endonuclease/exonuclease/phosphatase family protein, producing the protein MNKAHFIKSILFAGLIIPGFTFSLFAEPAKKDQSSTTKLRVIAYNVACGQWASPERIAEELKSLKPDIVLLSEVPIANRGKKVKDWSQRMADALGLPHVQVGNSSSAGHKDSDLSGDYNGKYKSILSRTPLSKGKNFLPEGSGWARASALRVETKIAGRKFALYSLHLPGYAHNKRQPSKIEAWQGSKHKSLADQINSEDASYDIIVGGDFNEWTDGLVMKSFAESTQLKNSVTPHSIDHILYSTKRPITLLDVKRDWGPKNQNDKNLKSDGCLSDHPWIYCEFEIPVATASKSRKK; encoded by the coding sequence ATGAATAAAGCTCACTTTATAAAATCCATCCTATTCGCGGGATTAATCATTCCCGGATTTACTTTCAGCCTCTTTGCGGAGCCCGCAAAAAAAGATCAAAGCAGTACGACTAAACTCCGAGTTATCGCATATAATGTCGCTTGTGGCCAATGGGCTAGCCCTGAACGAATCGCCGAAGAACTCAAATCTCTCAAGCCCGATATCGTCTTGCTTAGTGAAGTTCCCATAGCTAATCGCGGCAAAAAGGTAAAGGACTGGTCACAACGTATGGCAGATGCTCTCGGCTTGCCTCACGTACAAGTGGGAAACTCTTCCTCCGCGGGGCATAAGGACTCAGATTTATCGGGTGATTATAATGGCAAATACAAGTCCATTCTCAGCCGAACTCCCCTAAGTAAAGGCAAGAATTTCTTGCCAGAAGGGAGTGGTTGGGCACGCGCTAGCGCTCTTCGTGTCGAGACCAAAATCGCTGGTCGGAAGTTCGCCCTCTATTCTCTGCACTTGCCAGGCTACGCGCACAACAAGCGTCAGCCAAGTAAAATCGAGGCTTGGCAGGGGTCAAAACATAAAAGTTTGGCGGATCAAATCAATTCAGAAGATGCCTCATACGACATCATTGTCGGCGGTGATTTTAATGAATGGACCGATGGCCTCGTTATGAAATCTTTTGCAGAATCCACTCAGCTTAAAAATAGCGTGACGCCACACTCCATTGACCATATCCTCTACAGTACAAAAAGGCCCATCACTCTTCTTGACGTTAAACGCGATTGGGGACCCAAGAACCAAAACGATAAGAACCTAAAATCCGATGGCTGCCTCTCCGATCATCCTTGGATCTATTGTGAGTTCGAAATCCCTGTCGCCACGGCTTCCAAATCACGCAAAAAATAA
- a CDS encoding REP-associated tyrosine transposase — protein MEKDSKNWHSRGYLPHYDNSDVYQSLTFRLADSLPQKVLRVLEVDLSILGEDDLDIKRRKLIDQYLDAGYGCCALNNQHMAKVMKESLIRFDDERYQLIAWCIMPNHVHVLIKPKVSLAKIIQSWRSYTGKWAFQNNEEFNLGLALDAKRFWMRDYWDRYIRSEKHYYTAIDYIHQNPVKAGLCQEAKKWKWSSAYADGV, from the coding sequence ATGGAAAAAGATTCAAAAAATTGGCATAGTCGTGGTTATTTACCTCACTATGATAATTCGGACGTGTATCAATCGCTTACATTTCGCTTAGCAGATAGTTTACCCCAGAAGGTTTTGCGCGTTTTAGAAGTGGATTTAAGTATTCTTGGAGAAGACGATTTAGATATTAAGCGAAGAAAGCTGATCGATCAATACCTGGATGCAGGATATGGTTGTTGTGCGTTGAATAATCAACATATGGCAAAGGTCATGAAAGAGTCATTAATACGCTTTGATGATGAACGTTATCAATTGATAGCCTGGTGCATTATGCCAAATCATGTTCATGTCCTAATAAAACCAAAAGTTAGCCTAGCAAAAATCATTCAGTCTTGGCGCTCATATACAGGTAAATGGGCCTTCCAAAATAATGAAGAATTTAATTTGGGCTTAGCACTTGATGCTAAACGTTTTTGGATGAGAGATTATTGGGATCGCTATATTCGAAGTGAAAAGCATTATTATACAGCCATTGACTACATTCATCAGAATCCGGTGAAGGCAGGCCTGTGTCAAGAAGCTAAAAAGTGGAAGTGGTCAAGTGCTTATGCAGATGGGGTTTGA